The following is a genomic window from Sphingobacterium spiritivorum.
GGAGCAACTTCAGGATGCGTACATAGATGAGTTGAGTGGCGGACAGCGTCAGCGTGCTTTTCTGTCTATGATTATTGCTCAGAATACAGAGTTTATTCTATTGGACGAGCCGCTTAATAATCTGGATATGAAACATGCTGTACAGGTGATGAAAACCTTACGCAGACTGGTTGATGAACTTGGTAAAACAGTGGTTATGGTCATTCATGAGATTAATTTTGCAGCGCAATACTCCGATCAGATTATTGCCATGAAAGACGGAGCTATTTATTACCATGAAGACACGGAGAAAGTCATTGATGCAAAAAGACTAAAGGAGATTTTTGACATTGAATTTGACATTATTGAAAATGGCGCTTCAAAAATCTGTAATTACTTCAATATCTGATTTTTAAAATTAAAATTTATTATTTACACATATAACATTTGACTAAATATGAACAAACTGATCAAAAATATAAGTTGTATTATACTTCTGGCTGTAGCAGCCAGCTGCAACAGTACTAAGAAAAATGACGGGGCAGCTACTGACTCCATCACTGTAGAACATAAACTCGGTAAAG
Proteins encoded in this region:
- a CDS encoding iron ABC transporter ATP-binding protein — its product is MIKFQDISKQYGDKEVLKNISSTISRGRITSLIGPNGAGKSTLLSIICRLLKQDKGMVSLLDKDVTQYKSNDFAKHLSILRQSNHLDLKLTVRDLVSFGRFPYSQGRLNAEDKQYIDQALAFSELEQLQDAYIDELSGGQRQRAFLSMIIAQNTEFILLDEPLNNLDMKHAVQVMKTLRRLVDELGKTVVMVIHEINFAAQYSDQIIAMKDGAIYYHEDTEKVIDAKRLKEIFDIEFDIIENGASKICNYFNI